The following are encoded in a window of Arthrobacter antioxidans genomic DNA:
- a CDS encoding helix-hairpin-helix domain-containing protein: MSAGIPLPRIGAPAMRALAQVGIRTVEDLEDADLGELATLHGIGPKAIRLLRAAREEKCRDELNSEQEGTSG, encoded by the coding sequence ATGAGCGCGGGAATTCCCCTGCCGAGGATCGGCGCCCCGGCCATGAGGGCTCTGGCGCAGGTCGGCATACGGACTGTGGAAGATCTGGAGGACGCCGATCTCGGCGAGCTGGCGACTCTCCACGGGATCGGGCCGAAAGCCATACGGCTTCTACGGGCGGCTCGTGAGGAGAAGTGCAGGGACGAGCTGAATTCCGAGCAGGAAGGTACCTCCGGCTGA